In Chloroflexota bacterium, a single window of DNA contains:
- the tuf gene encoding elongation factor Tu (EF-Tu; promotes GTP-dependent binding of aminoacyl-tRNA to the A-site of ribosomes during protein biosynthesis; when the tRNA anticodon matches the mRNA codon, GTP hydrolysis results; the inactive EF-Tu-GDP leaves the ribosome and release of GDP is promoted by elongation factor Ts; many prokaryotes have two copies of the gene encoding EF-Tu): MAKEKFDRSKPHVNVGTMGHIDHGKTTLTAAITKVLAMKKLASFKAY, translated from the coding sequence ATGGCAAAAGAGAAATTTGACAGAAGCAAACCGCATGTCAACGTGGGGACAATGGGGCACATTGACCACGGCAAGACGACCCTGACGGCGGCCATCACCAAAGTCCTGGCGATGAAGAAACTGGCGTCGTTCAAAGCCTAC